The sequence below is a genomic window from Streptomyces sp. NBC_00582.
AGGCGTGGGCCACCCGCCAGTGCTGGTCATACACCACGCACTCGCGTGGTGGAAGGTTGTCGAAATCTGCTTCCTTGCCGCATGTGTAGCAGTCGGGAGTCGTCATGAACTGAGATCGTAGAACTGTGTCTCTGAGGCCAGCGAGGACGGCATCGCGGTCTCGGTCGATGGCTGCGGCGAGGGTGTGGAGGCCTCGCCGATCTCGTCGTCGGCGACCGACCCCAGCGGGCGGCCCTCCCCGATCCGCTCGGCGGTCTTGCCGACGCCGACTCCATAGCTGCGGACGGTGTTCGGGTTGCGGAGCGAATCGAGGAAGGCGTCGGCCGCCGCGCGGGCGGTCAACGCCTTCCCGGCCGGCAGTTGCACGACGGCGGGCACTACTTCCCCCTTGCCATGGATCACAGGGCCGCTTCACGCACGGCCCTGAGAACGTCACCGCAGGTGACGCACCAAGTTCGCGCAGATAATAGGGCGTTGTCCGTGGAACAACTTCACACCGGTCCCGCCGCCGGTGCCCCGTCGGCCGCCCACCAGGGCGACGAACGCTCAGCGCACGATGTGAGTGGGCGGTTCGTGAGTCTTTGAGTGGATCCGTTGTCGCCTGATGGTGTGGCGGCGGGGCGGACTCTGCCGGTCCGCGGTTGGTGATCTGGTGATGTGACCGGGTGAGTGAACGCAAGCCGTACCCGAGTGACTTGTCGGACGAGCAGCGGTCGTTGATCGAGCCGGTGATCACCGCGTTGGAAGGACCGGCACCGCTCGGTCAGCGGTCATCAGGGCGCCTACGACATGCGGGAGATCGTGGACGCCGTCCTCTACCAGGGGCGGACCGGTTGCCAGTGGGCCCTCCTACCGGTCGTGCAGCACCTTGGGGCGGGTGACGGGGACGACCTCGAGCAGGTCGTGGAGACCCTTGAAGTTGTCCGGGTTCGTCGTGCACAGGGAGGCCCTCGGTGATGGCGATCGAGGCGATCATCAGATCGGTGATGCGGCGCCGGGGGTACGGCCCACGCTGACGGAAAGCATTCTGTCTCGGACCTGAAGAGGAAAACGCCCCCTCGTGGACGCAGTATCCGCTCGACGGGACGTGCGCACGAGGGGGTCGCTCTCGGCAGGCCGGTAAGTACCGTAGTGAACGGGTCACCTGGGATCGGCTGCCGAAAGAATTACTTTCCAGTGGGTGTGGGTGTGGGTGTGGGTGCCTTCCTGACGGGCTTGGCGGACGCGTGCTTCTGGGCGAAGTGCTTCCTGGCGTGCTTCTTGGCGGAGTGCTTCTTCGTGGAACCGTGTGACGTGGCACCGCCGTCCGACTGTGCGGTCAAGTTCCCCGCAACGATGGTGATCTTGAGGCCATAGGTGGTGACCAGCGGAGCGGTGACCGATGACGGGGCAAGGGTGGTCACCTCCACGGTGTCCTCTTCCGGGTTGAAACCTGCTCCGGCGAGGTAACCGGCGTTCCCTATTTTCGTGACGGCGTCGTCCTCGACCGCCGAGATCTCGTTCAAGCTGGTGAACTTGCTGTCCCACGCGGCGTAGAGGCCGAAGGTGGTCGGCTGCCGCCAGCCCGCGGGATACTGCAGATGGTCAGGGGCGGTCGATCCCTTGGGGAACAACATCTCCGGCACGCCGTCGTCGTCCACGAACTCGGCGAGGGCGCCGTTGTAGTCACCGAGCTGTACGAACGAAGCCCAGTCGGCCTCGCTGATCCCCGCGTTCGTGGGGTCGTCGATCATTGCGTACGACGGGGCGATGCCCGCCGCGAGTGACGCAGACAGGAGGCCGCCCACCAGGAGCGTTCTGAACGTCTTTCGCTTCATTTATTCAACCTCGCCGTGTTCTTTCAGGCCGCGGATATTTGATCCGGGGCACATCGGTGAATGATGGTCACCGAGCCGATTTCTGGATATCCCGGGAAAGCTGGCCAGCTTCCTGTTGTTGGGCCCAGTTCATCGACGCATGAGACGTTCTCGGCTCACATCAGTTCTGCTTTTTCTTAACCCAGGTTTTCGCTCGGGGCCCCTGGGCGACGCGGCTCCCCATCCTGCGGGGAATTCGGTCGGTGCGGCGTTTTCAAGCTCCGGGCCGCTGCGGGCCCGGCCGCTCCCTGCCGGTTTTCACAGCGCCGGTCGGAAAGCTGGCGGCAGGCGTTTCTCTCGGGTGCCGCCGTTCCATCGGAAAAGGGGCGGGTGCTGTGGGTGGAGGAGAAGACGGTGGCAGTGGGCGGTAGGCGCGGCTTGCCACGGGTGCTTGGCGCGTAGGGCATGCCCGAGGGGGCTCAGACGGCAACGGGAACCTTTGGGCGGGTGGCCGTGGTGTCGGCGGTCGCGGAGGCCGGTGCGGTGCGGCGCAGGCTCTTCAGGGCGACCGTGACTCCTGCGGTGACGAGCCCGCCGGCGGCGATGGCGGCGGCGAACAGCAGCGGCTTGCCGAGCTGGTCGGCGGCGAAGACGCCTCCGTAGGGGACGGCCATGGTGGAGCCGAAGGTCATGGTCAGCATGCCGGTGACGGCGCCGCCGGCCATGGTGGCCGGAATCACCCGCAGCGGGTCGCGCAGTGCGAAGGGAACCCCCGCAGCGGGAACGGGGATCAGACCGAGCAGCCAGGCCACCTTGCCGTAGTTGCGCTCGGCCTCGGTGAACAGCCTGCGGCGTACCACGGTGGCCAGTGACAGGCCCAGCGTTGGGGCCATGCCGGCCGCCACCACCACGGCCATGAAGGTCATGTGAGCCGGGGAGGGGACGTAGGAGCTCAAGCCCGCGAGGGTGTAGGCGTAGGCGATCTTCTTGAAGATCCCGCCGAAGTCGCAGCAGGCTATGAGGCCGAGAACCAGGCCGAGGGCAAGGCGTTCGTCGGTGAGTTCCAGATCGACCAGCTTCTGGTACAGCCAGAAGCTGAGCCAGTCGAGTCGGGGGGAGATGATCGCGGAGAAGAACACGACCGTGGTGAGAGCAGCCAGCAGCGGGATGACCGCCTTGGTCATCAGAGGGCGCCACCTGGCCGGAACGGTGATCTTGCAGAGCGCTCGGGTGGTGGCACCGGCGAGCACGGCGGCGGCGAGGCCGCCCAGGTAGCCGGTGTGAAGGCTCGCCGAGGCCACGCCGCCGACGAAGGCGGGGACCAGCGCGACACGGCCGGCGATGCCGTAGGCGACGTACACGGCGACGGCCAGACCCAGGCCGTCGACGGTGAGATTGCCGGTTTGCAGCAGCGACAGACCCCAGCTGTCAGGGCGCAGCCAGGAAAAATCCTTACCGGTGACCTGGACTGTCTCTGCGGTGATGTGCCAGCCGCCGATGGCGTAGGCGAGGACGACCAACAGGCCACCGACAGCGGTCAGGACGGCCAGGTAGCCGGTTCCGGACGTGATCCACCGGCCGAGCCTGGCGGCGGCACGGTCGCCGGGCTCGGCATGTTGGTCCATCGGGGCAGGGAAGGCGGAGGTGGGGGACATGGAATGAATCTCCAGGATGTGTGGTGCTGCCCGTGGGGCGGCGAGTCGAGGCGGGTACGCCGGGACGTCGGGAGTCGGTGCTCCGGCGGACTGCGCGAGGAGGGAACGGAGTGGCGAACGGGAAGAGCGCCAGGACCGGGTGCCGCCGCCCCATCCGGGGCGACCGGCACCCTTCAATCCGCAGACCGCACCGGCCGCGGCCCGCCGCCCCCCAGGCCGTGAGAGATGGCGGGAGGCGGCCGCGACCGGTTCTAATTCATGCTGATGCTGCCGTGCCAAGAGTCGTATATGAACTGCGCCTTGACCCCGTACATCCGCCACTGCGTCCCGTTAGTGCAAGGGTCGCATTTCCATTCCACGATGCCGCTGAGGGTGCCGGCGGCGGCTGCGGTGCTGCTCCCCGCCACATAAACTGGAGCACCCGAATCACCGGCCTCGGTGAGCTTGCCGTTGTCGTAGCGGGGGTAGTTGGTCCCGCCCGGGCCGAACACGAAACCCCACGTAGTGGAGTTCCAGTGGGTGTGACCGCTGTGGTCCGTCCAGTTGAAGCCGTAGTTGGTAGCGGTGACGGGGTGGCCGCAGTGGTTGAACGTCGTCTGCCCGCTCACACAGACGTGCATGCCGTAGTACATCCCCGACAGGGAGTGAACTGGCAGATTCGAGGTGCTGCCGGGAGTGCCGCCCGTCCAGATGAAGGGGTCGTACGTGTAGCCGACGAATGCTTCGAGATCGGCTGGACCGAACCTCTTGACCCACCCCATCCACTTGCCGTCCGCGCCCAGGACGCGTTCGTTCAGGGAGTAGCAGTGTCCGGCGGTGGTCATCATATCGGTCGCTTGGCCGGTTTCGGGGTCGACCACATGAACCTTGAATCCGCTCGTGCAGTTGCCCCAACTGGCGGTATGGATCGAGTCTCCGCCCCAGAAGGGGGCGCTGTCGTTGTATCGACCAAGCTGTTCCTCGAAGCGTGACCGGAATACTTCGATCTTGTCGCCGTACTGGCTTTTCAGTGATGCCGTGACGGACTCGGGAGCGTCGGTGTTGACCATCACCTTGTCCGTGTCGGCGTCATAGGCCGCGCCGAGGCCGTACTTTCTCGCGTCCTTGTTCCACTTCCCGCTTCCCACCTCGTCCGCGATCTTGTCTGTCTCGCCCTTGTGGAACCGGCTGACCTTGACCTTGACCTTCATCCCCGCCGGGATGTCCGCCAGAACCTTGTCCTTCTCGGCGGCAGACGTGCCGGCGGGCAGTGTCAGCAGCGGGCCGGAGCCGTCCTTGGCGTCGAAGACCCCGAGGGAAGAGTGCTTTTTGTGCACCGCGTCGAGCTGCTTCCACTGCGCCTGGCTCGGCTCCTTCACCGATGCCGTAGCCGGCTCGTCGGCCGCCCATGAGGAGGCCGGTGCCCCCAGGGTCGCCGCGACAACGGCGGCCCCGGTCACCCACCTGGCAAGGCGTATCGATCT
It includes:
- a CDS encoding fructose-specific PTS transporter subunit EIIC, yielding MSPTSAFPAPMDQHAEPGDRAAARLGRWITSGTGYLAVLTAVGGLLVVLAYAIGGWHITAETVQVTGKDFSWLRPDSWGLSLLQTGNLTVDGLGLAVAVYVAYGIAGRVALVPAFVGGVASASLHTGYLGGLAAAVLAGATTRALCKITVPARWRPLMTKAVIPLLAALTTVVFFSAIISPRLDWLSFWLYQKLVDLELTDERLALGLVLGLIACCDFGGIFKKIAYAYTLAGLSSYVPSPAHMTFMAVVVAAGMAPTLGLSLATVVRRRLFTEAERNYGKVAWLLGLIPVPAAGVPFALRDPLRVIPATMAGGAVTGMLTMTFGSTMAVPYGGVFAADQLGKPLLFAAAIAAGGLVTAGVTVALKSLRRTAPASATADTTATRPKVPVAV